In one window of Amblyomma americanum isolate KBUSLIRL-KWMA chromosome 9, ASM5285725v1, whole genome shotgun sequence DNA:
- the LOC144105484 gene encoding uncharacterized protein LOC144105484 isoform X1, which translates to MTQRVCAASAAAGNAAAQWQQTTATGASIAKLRERLPTRRAHWTSVITVLSVMSHMYCCAKWCSTSGKSGEHLFRLPSDHRFSIWLKYANRLELLETPREKVYKTYRLCSKHFTRDCFTSDACTRLTHEAVPSVKVHEPRLRALVHPDFYEGGAAQGIESASPLQSTAAPVEVMLGHDYLPLPSTLGLGTIAGADSAVHDTDDPHSSRAPQLTDVQTTPPPPADEEGAAQSTPIRVIASASWDSPDYAEAGPSGLSGAKESVRQPVMTPASGTPKSRRRKGAVVYTPRTKKRFEKLHSRSDRYRKALSRIRKRHDTRRVTQQEALNKLEPHLPQDLFELVKAQIRLCSFPKSKKHWSKQIKQFALNLFFHSPKAYRFLREKLHLPHVRTLRRWLADIPMTPGIIPGAMDAIESITKDWPLQDKACCLLFDEISLKKNLMYDQSKDIVIGFTDDGNTRTSRVANIALVMAVSGISRSWMQPVAFAASHNATSVLAMRKLLLDLIQQLQTKGLLVKAVICDQGSNNVSLSRMLIHSIHEPYFVVNNRKIYFMFDTPHLIKCTKNNLRRHKLTIGSEVVDWTHIETLYKKTRHIDRASKTPVEHLKSRLAKKLKEQHIYRMPFADMRVKYATQVFSESVSVALLTLIAIQELPVDAKFTAEFTERMDKLFDCLNSSALKKQDDKLRYAMTEGSEHHVFLESCIDWIAQWHFGGPLDKQPHTIKGWQITIKALLLLWTDLKADFDYTHLFTRRLQQDPLENFFAIVRQKHGCNETPNVYQFVAAVKHIWIGQLFKLSQGNCEVTTHAFLTNLESVSAVLSPSSTPSTSHSRQQGSGSSDLQASSQDAPDIVYENVVYHVAGTLVKSFLDQRTTECTCEGTLLAADGGSLHGRHQFFALLKENGVPEHLFQSIAATSEACLNYIKKLDSAFRKEISCCAHLSNVSRNLVERMPNQQAVFCSLGCKIKFLKLFCRTRLHWHLSFLNRSMTSKTKQSAPARKRRKLAS; encoded by the exons atgacacaacgcgtctgcgccgccagtgccgccgcgggcaacgctgcagcgcagtggcagcagacgacagcgaccggcgcaagcatagcgaaactacgcgagcgactgccgacgcgacgtgcgcactggaccagcgtgattaccgtcctcagcgtcatgtcgcatatgtattgttgcgcgaagtggtgcagcacatcCGGCAAGAGTGGAGAACATCTCTTCAGATTACCTTCTGACCACAG ATTCTCCATTTGGCTGAAATATGCCAATAGGCTTGAACTCCTGGAGACACCAAGGGAAAAGGTCTACAAAACATACAGGCTCTGCTCAAAGCACTTCACGAGGGATTGCTTCACTAGTGATGCCTGCACAAGGCTCACGCATGAAGCAGTCCCTTCCGTGAAGGTGCATGAGCCTCGTCTGAGAGCCTTGGTGCACCCGG ATTTCTATGAAGGAGGTGCGGCACAAG gcattgaatccgcttcaccactacagtccactgctgcaccagtggaagtcatgcttggtcacg actacttgccgttgccatcaacacttgggctaggcacaattgctggtgcagattctgctgtccatgacacag ACGACCCACACTCTTCACGTGCCCCGCAGCTCACTGATGTGCAGACTACGCCCCCTCCCCCAGCTGACGAAGAAG gtgctgcccaaagcacacccatcagagtgattgcatcagcatcatgggactcacctgattatg ctgaagctggtcctagtggcctcagcggtgccaaagagagtgtcagacagccagtgatgacaccagcatcaggaacgcccaagagtcggcggaggaagggcgcagttgtgtacacccctcgcaccaaaaagcgcttcgagaagttgcattctcgaagcgacaggtaccgaaaggcactgagtcggattaggaaaaggcacgacacaaggcgagtaacgcagcaggaggctctcaacaagcttgaaccgcatttgccacaagacctttttgaattggttaaagctcaaatcaggctctgctcatttccgaaatccaaaaagcactggtcaaaacaaattaaacaattcgctctcaatttgttctttcactctccaaaagcttatcgcttcctcagagaaaagctccatttgccacatgtgaggacgctaaggcgctggctggcagacatcccaatgacacctggtatcattccaggtgccatggatgcaatagaatcaattacaaaagattggccactacaagacaaagcatgctgtcttttattcgatgaaatatccttgaaaaaaaatttgatgtatgatcaatcaaaagatattgtaattggcttcacagatgatgggaatactaggacttctcgtgtggcaaacatagcccttgttatggcggtgtctggcatatcaagaagttggatgcagccagtagcctttgcagcgtcccacaatgcaacttcagttcttgcaatgcgcaagctgctattagatttaattcagcagcttcaaaccaaaggtcttctggtgaaagcggtcatttgtgatcaagggtcgaacaatgtgagtctgtcaagaatgctcatccattctatccatgaaccatattttgttgtcaacaaccgcaaaatatacttcatgtttgacaccccacacctaatcaaatgcacaaaaaataatttgcgacgacataagctcaccattggctctgaggttgttgactggacacacatcgaaaccctttacaaaaaaactcgtcacattgatcgggcctccaaaacaccagttgagcatctcaaaagcagattggcaaaaaaactaaaagagcaacacatctacaggatgccctttgctgacatgagagtgaagtacgccacacaagtgttcagcgaatccgtatctgtggcactcctcactctcattgccattcaagagcttcctgttgatgcaaaatttacagcagagttcacggaaaggatggataagctttttgactgcctgaacagttcggccctgaaaaagcaggacgacaagttgcggtacgcaatgacagaaggctcggaacatcatgtcttccttgagtcgtgcatagattggatcgcccaatggcattttggtggtcctctggacaagcaaccacacaccatcaaaggttggcagattacaatcaaagccttacttctgctgtggacagatctaaaggcagatttcgattacactcatcttttcactcgtcggttgcagcaggatccgttggaaaatttttttgcaatagttcgtcaaaaacatggctgcaatgagacacctaatgtgtaccaattcgtggctgctgtaaaacatatttggattggccaacttttcaaactttcgcaaggaaactgcgaagtgacaacacatgcgttcctcaccaacttggagagtgtttctgcagtattgtcaccaagcagcactccaagcacaagccacagcaggcagcaaggctcaggttcatctgacttgcaggcgtcttcacaagatgcccctgacatagtatacgaaaatgttgtgtaccatgtcgctggcactcttgtgaagagctttcttgaccagagaaccacagaatgcacatgtgagggaacactccttgcagcagacggtggctctctccatggacgacaccaattttttgcactactcaaggagaatggtgttcccgagcaccttttccagtcaattgccgcaacttctgaggcatgtctaaattatataaagaaattggattcggccttcagaaaagaaatctcttgctgtgctcatttgtccaatgtgtccaggaatcttgttgagaggatgcctaaccagcaagctgttttctgttcattaggctgcaaaattaaattccttaaattattctgccgcacaaggctgcattggcacctttcctttttaaacaggagcatgacgtcaaaaacaaaacagagtgctcccgccagaaagaggcgcaaattagccagctaa
- the LOC144105484 gene encoding uncharacterized protein LOC144105484 isoform X2 — protein MTQRVCAASAAAGNAAAQWQQTTATGASIAKLRERLPTRRAHWTSVITVLSVMSHMYCCAKWCSTSGKSGEHLFRLPSDHRFSIWLKYANRLELLETPREKVYKTYRLCSKHFTRDCFTSDACTRLTHEAVPSVKVHEPRLRALVHPDFYEGGAAQGIESASPLQSTAAPVEVMLGHDYLPLPSTLGLGTIAGADSAVHDTDDPHSSRAPQLTDVQTTPPPPADEEVCLFI, from the exons atgacacaacgcgtctgcgccgccagtgccgccgcgggcaacgctgcagcgcagtggcagcagacgacagcgaccggcgcaagcatagcgaaactacgcgagcgactgccgacgcgacgtgcgcactggaccagcgtgattaccgtcctcagcgtcatgtcgcatatgtattgttgcgcgaagtggtgcagcacatcCGGCAAGAGTGGAGAACATCTCTTCAGATTACCTTCTGACCACAG ATTCTCCATTTGGCTGAAATATGCCAATAGGCTTGAACTCCTGGAGACACCAAGGGAAAAGGTCTACAAAACATACAGGCTCTGCTCAAAGCACTTCACGAGGGATTGCTTCACTAGTGATGCCTGCACAAGGCTCACGCATGAAGCAGTCCCTTCCGTGAAGGTGCATGAGCCTCGTCTGAGAGCCTTGGTGCACCCGG ATTTCTATGAAGGAGGTGCGGCACAAG gcattgaatccgcttcaccactacagtccactgctgcaccagtggaagtcatgcttggtcacg actacttgccgttgccatcaacacttgggctaggcacaattgctggtgcagattctgctgtccatgacacag ACGACCCACACTCTTCACGTGCCCCGCAGCTCACTGATGTGCAGACTACGCCCCCTCCCCCAGCTGACGAAGAAG tgtgtttatttatttga